In one window of Chloroflexota bacterium DNA:
- the mtnA gene encoding S-methyl-5-thioribose-1-phosphate isomerase, with translation MRECLSRRISPIGEFFCDRRRLILRSIEWHDGIVKLIDQRRLPQEYAVLEYRDYRGVAKAIKEMEIRGAPAIGAAAAYGLALAALQSPANSCQALIRDLDTAAEVLSATRPTAVNLFWAIQRMMHLARNPAFADPEHIRQALVVEAQRIADEDVEVNRRIGANGAILIQDGFNVLTHCNAGALATVDYGTALGVVRAAIEQGKRVHVWVDETRPYLQGARLTAWELMRDNIPCTLITDNMAGHFISRGQVDIILVGADRIAANGDVANKIGTYSLAVLARENGVPFYSVAPTSTIDLSIATGAEIPIEERATREVTHIRDIPIAPEGVHVANPAFDVTPHRYVMGIVTEEGIVYPPFEQGLARAVANAQRKHSLHSSRGAYE, from the coding sequence ATGAGGGAGTGCTTGTCAAGACGCATCTCTCCCATCGGGGAGTTTTTTTGTGACCGGCGGAGGCTCATTTTGCGCAGTATCGAATGGCATGATGGGATTGTCAAATTGATAGATCAGCGAAGGCTCCCCCAGGAGTACGCGGTGTTGGAATACAGGGACTACCGCGGCGTGGCCAAAGCCATCAAGGAAATGGAGATCCGCGGCGCGCCGGCTATTGGTGCTGCTGCTGCCTATGGTTTGGCATTGGCCGCCCTCCAAAGCCCGGCGAACAGTTGTCAGGCTCTCATCAGAGACCTCGATACAGCGGCTGAGGTGCTCAGCGCTACTCGCCCCACCGCGGTCAATCTTTTCTGGGCTATTCAGCGCATGATGCACCTAGCCCGCAACCCGGCCTTTGCTGATCCTGAACATATCCGCCAGGCGCTGGTGGTCGAAGCACAACGCATCGCCGATGAAGATGTGGAAGTTAACCGGCGCATAGGCGCTAACGGCGCTATCCTCATCCAGGACGGGTTTAATGTTCTCACCCACTGCAACGCTGGAGCCTTGGCCACAGTAGATTATGGAACCGCGTTGGGTGTGGTGCGGGCCGCAATCGAGCAGGGCAAGCGGGTTCATGTCTGGGTAGATGAGACGAGACCTTATCTCCAGGGTGCGCGTTTGACAGCCTGGGAACTAATGCGTGACAACATCCCCTGCACCTTGATCACCGATAACATGGCTGGGCATTTCATCTCCCGGGGTCAGGTGGACATTATCCTTGTGGGCGCGGATCGCATCGCAGCCAACGGTGATGTTGCCAACAAGATTGGCACCTACTCGCTAGCAGTGCTGGCTCGAGAGAACGGTGTGCCCTTCTACTCCGTTGCGCCCACTTCCACCATTGATCTGAGTATAGCCACGGGCGCCGAGATCCCCATTGAGGAGCGAGCGACGCGGGAAGTAACGCACATCCGCGATATACCCATCGCTCCCGAAGGGGTGCATGTTGCCAATCCTGCTTTCGACGTGACTCCGCACCGCTATGTTATGGGTATTGTAACCGAGGAGGGCATCGTATATCCGCCATTCGAACAGGGATTGGCTCGCGCTGTGGCCAATGCGCAGAGAAAACATTCACTTCACAGTTCCAGGGGTGCATATGAATAG